From Drosophila virilis strain 15010-1051.87 chromosome X, Dvir_AGI_RSII-ME, whole genome shotgun sequence, the proteins below share one genomic window:
- the Spase25 gene encoding signal peptidase complex subunit 2, with translation MTKKEDKPQPAEELVKVNKWDGSAVKHALDDAVKTCLLGDRPQLKEQFGLVNTRLVLCALAVGVAIMAHAWDFTHPFPQSRPVLLFSVLAYFALMGVLTLHTTFREKGTFVVAVQKDAGAKLPRIWEASSDMKKYDDKYLLTLSVKDGRGQREQTSSKSCAAFIDSNGIILENLVANEVNRLYNSLAAEKKEK, from the exons ATGACTAAAAAGGAGGATAAACCACAGCCCGCTGAAGAG CTGGTTAAAGTCAACAAGTGGGATGGCTCGGCGGTGAAGCATGCCCTGGACGATGCGGTCAAGACCTGCCTGTTGGGCGATCGGCCACAGTTGAAGGAACAGTTCGGCCTGGTGAACACCCGTCTGGTGCTCTGCGCCCTGGCCGTTGGTGTGGCCATTATGGCGCATGCCTGGGACTTTACCCATCCGTTTCCCCAGTCGCGGCCCGTGCTGCTGTTCAGCGTGCTGGCCTACTTTGCGCTGATGGGCGTGCTTACGCTTCACACAACGTTCCGCGAGAAGGGCacctttgttgttgccgtgcaGAAGGATGCCGGCGCCAAATTGCCGCGCATCTGGGAGGCCAGCTCCGATATGAAGAAGTACGACGATAAGTACCTGCTCACACTGTCCGTCAAGGATGGGCGTGGCCAGCGCGAGCAGACCAGCAGCAAGTCCTGCGCCGCCTTCATCGACAGCAACGGCATCATTCTGGAGAATCTGGTGGCCAACGAGGTCAATCGGCTGTACAATTCGCTGGCCGCCGAAAAGAAGGAAAAGTAG
- the betaTub65B gene encoding beta-Tubulin at 65B, translating into MREIVTLQIGGAGNAIGDAFWHVISHEHGVDYASGHFGGTSPLQLERINVFFNATASKRFYARTIIIDTEASTIQRLNASSQLYRPENFVAGSESAGNNFARGYHTDGAEILDQVLDNTRREVESVDSLQGFQLLHSIGGGTGSGLTSLIMEALVEQYPDNLLCNYVTIPSPNMSQVVVEPYNALLSIPALVNNSHLTFCLDNEALFQICNRNLKIQMSGYEHINHIVALTMSGITTCLRFPGQLNAGLRKIYVNMVPFPRLHFLIPGFAPLVTCKQQQFSKGTVSELVQQIFSSNNLLCAIDLRKGKLLTAAGIFRGRMSPREVDQLMTGVRNKNLHNFVDWIPNNIKTAICDIPPRGLKMSATFIGNTTAIQSLFQRLLDGSCIMLRRKAHLHWYTGEGMEEREFTDAQEELQNIIDDYRGSGDGGDGAAAGGGSAAGGNDGDSGDEAAAGPQCTYCAD; encoded by the exons ATGCGAGAGATTGTGACGCTGCAGATCGGCGGCGCCGGCAATGCCATTGGCGATGCG TTCTGGCATGTGATCTCGCACGAGCACGGCGTGGACTACGCATCCGGGCACTTTGGCGGCACCAGCCCACTGCAATTGGAGCGCATCAATGTGTTCTTCAATGCAACGGCCAGCAAGAGATTCTATGCACGGACCATCATCATCGACACGGAGGCAAGCACCATACAGCGCCTGAATGCCAGCAGCCAGCTGTACAGGCCGGAAAACTTTGTCGCCGGCTCGGAGAGTGCCGGCAATAATTTTGCGCGCGGCTATCATACGGACGGTGCCGAGATACTCGATCAGGTGCTGGACAATACGCGACGCGAGGTCGAATCCGTGGACTCGCTGCAGGGCTTTCAGCTGCTCCATTCGATTGGCGGCGGTACCGGCTCCGGCCTGACATCGCTAATCATGGAGGCGCTGGTCGAACAGTATCCGGATAATTTGCTGTGCAACTATGTGACCATACCGTCACCGAACATGTCCCAGGTGGTGGTAGAGCCATATAATGCGCTGCTCAGCATTCCGGCGCTGGTGAACAACTCGCATTTGACCTTTTGCCTGGACAACGAGGCGCTCTTTCAGATCTGCAATCGCAATCTGAAAATACAAATGTCCGGCTATGAGCATATCAATCATATTGTTGCCTTGACCATGTCCGGCATAACCACCTGCCTGCGCTTTCCCGGCCAGCTGAATGCGGGCCTGCGTAAGATCTATGTGAACATGGTGCCATTTCCACGGCTGCACTTCCTCATACCGGGCTTTGCGCCGCTGGTCACCTgcaagcagcaacagtttAGCAAGGGCACCGTCTCCGAGCTGGTCCAGCAGATCTTCTCCAGCAACAATCTGTTGTGCGCCATCGATTTGCGCAAGGGCAAGCTGCTTACGGCCGCTGGCATCTTTCGCGGCAGAATGTCGCCGCGCGAGGTCGACCAACTGATGACGGGCGTGCGCAACAAGAATCTGCACAACTTTGTCGATTGGATACCGAACAACATTAAGACCGCCATCTGTGATATACCGCCGCGTGGCCTCAAGATGTCGGCCACGTTCATTGGCAATACGACGGCAATTCAGAGCCTGTTCCAGCGTCTGTTGGACGGCTCCTGCATTATGCTGCGCCGCAAGGCTCATCTTCATTGGTACACCGGCGAGGGCATGGAGGAACGCGAATTCACCGATGCCCAGGAGGAGCTGCAAAACATTATCGATGATTATCGTGGCAGTGGCGATGGCGGCGATGGCGCTGCCGCTGGAGGCGGCTCTGCTGCTGGTGGCAACGATGGGGATAGTGGAGATGAGGCGGCGGCTGGACCACAATGTACTTACTGCGCAGACTGA
- the Uba5 gene encoding ubiquitin-like modifier-activating enzyme 5, translated as MSNAIDELQAIIAELKSELEEQKTCTRNARERIERMSAEVVDSNPYSRLMALQRMNIVKDYERIRDKAVAIVGVGGVGSVTADMLTRCGIGKLILFDYDKVELANMNRLFFTPDQAGLSKVEAAARTLSFINPDVRIETHNYNITTVDNFDKFLSTISESGMQQGQPVDLVLSCVDNFEARMAINAACNENNLNWFESGVSENAVSGHIQFIRPGDTACFACAPPLVVAENIDERTLKREGVCAASLPTTMGITAGLLVQNALKYLLNFGEVSDYLGYNALNDFFPKMTLKPNTQCDDRHCLQRQKEFQERPKPVLQQVEEVSDEPLHASNDWGIELVADDAPVAEQAPKATDTANVASGLRLAYEAPEKEAVDQAGHAAAGDGMPETSLEDLMAQMKSM; from the exons ATGTCAAACGCCATTGACGAGCTGCAGGCAATCATTGCCGAGCTGAAGTCGGAGCTGGAGGAGCAAAAGACCTGCACACGCAATGCTCGTGAACGGATTGAGCGCATGTCCGCGGAGGTCGTCGATTCCAATCCGTACAGCCGCCTTATGGCGCTGCAGCGCATGAACATAGTGAAGGACTATGAGCGCATACGCGACAAGGCGGTAGCGATTGTGGGCGTCGGTGGCGTTGGCAGTGTCACTGCCGACATGTTGACACG CTGCGGCATTGGCAAGCTGATACTGTTCGACTACGACAAGGTGGAGCTGGCCAATATGAACCGATTGTTCTTCACACCCGACCAGGCTGGCCTGTCTAAGGTGGAAGCAGCGGCGCGCACACTCAGCTTTATCAATCCAGATGTGCGGATCGAGACGCACAACTACAACATAACCACCGTGGACAACTTTGACAAGTTCCTCAGCACAATCTCCGAGAGCGGCATGCAGCAGGGCCAGCCCGTTGATTTGGTGCTCAGCTGCGTGGATAACTTTGAGGCGCGCATGGCCATCAATGCGGCCTGCAACGAGAACAATCTGAACTGGTTTGAGTCTGGCGTATCCGAAAACGCCGTGTCCGGCCACATACAGTTTATACGTCCAGGCGACACGGCCTGTTTTGCCTGTGCGCCGCCGCTGGTGGTCGCCGAGAACATTGACGAGCGGACGCTGAAACGGGAGGGCGTCTGTGCCGCCTCGCTGCCCACCACGATGGGCATTACGGCGGGTTTGCTGGTGCAAAATGCGCTCAAGTATTTGCTTAATTTTGGCGAGGTCTCCGACTATTTGGGCTACAATGCGCTGAACGACTTCTTTCCCAAGATGACTCTCAAGCCGAATACGCAGTGCGATGATCGGCATTGTCTGCAGCGCCAGAAGGAGTTCCAGGAGCGACCGAAACCTGTGCTGCAACAGGTGGAGGAGGTATCCGATGAGCCGCTGCATGCCAGCAACGACTGGGGCATTGAGCTGGTGGCTGATGATGCGCCAGTCGCGGAACAGGCGCCCAAAGCTACAGACACTGCGAATGTGGCATCTGGACTCCGACTGGCTTACGAGGCGCCAGAAAAGGAGGCTGTAGACCAGGCGGGCCATGCAGCTGCTGGTGACGGTATGCCAGAGACGAGTCTGGAAGATTTAATGGCGCAAATGAAGTCTATGTAA
- the Cyp4g15 gene encoding cytochrome P450 4g15: protein MEVLKKDAALGSPSSVFYLLLLPTLVLWYTYWRLSRAHLYRLAARLPGPRGLPIVGHLFDVIGPASSVFKTVIRKSTPFEHIAKMWIGPKLVVFIYDPRDVELLLSSHVYIDKASEYKFFKPWLGDGLLISTGQKWRAHRKLIAPTFHLNVLKSFIELFNENSRNVVRKLRAEAGGTFDCHDYMSEATVEILLETAMGVSKKTQDKSGFEYAMAVMRMCDILHARHRSIFLRNEFIFTLTRYYKEQGRLLNIIHGLTTKVIRSKKAAFEQGTRGSLAQSELKAAALEQEERELREQQQRSSAGGAKPVELASPVAGLSYGQSAGLKDDLDVEDNDIGEKKRLAFLDLMLESAQNGALITDTEIKEQVDTIMFEGHDTTAAGSSFFLSLMGIHQDIQDRVIAELDGIFGDSQRPATFQDTLEMKYLERCLMETLRMFPPVPLIARELQEDLKLNSGPYVIPRGATVTVATILLHRNPKVYDNPNVFDPDNFLPERQANRHYYAFVPFSAGPRSCVGRKYAMLKLKILLSTIMRNYRVYSDLSESDFRLQADIILKREEGFRVRLQPRQPGQATTTGSTAAS from the exons ATGGAGGTGCTGAAGAAAGACGCCGCCCTGGGCTCGCCCAGCAGCGTCTTctacttgctgctgctgcccactTTGGTGCTCTGGTACACCTATTGGCGACTGTCTCGTGCTCATCTCTACAGATTGGCGGCGCGCCTGCCGGGCCCGCGTGGCTTGCCCATTGTGGGGCATTTGTTTGATGTGATTGGACCCGCTTCGT CTGTTTTCAAAACAGTCATACGCAAGAGCACACCCTTTGAGCATATCGCCAAAATGTGGATCGGTCCCAAGCTGGTCGTCTTCATCTATGATCCGCGCGATGTGGAGCTGTTGCTGAGCAGCCACGTCTACATCGATAAGGCATCCGAGTACAAGTTCTTCAAGCCCTGGCTCGGCGATGGTCTACTCATTAGCACAG GTCAAAAGTGGCGCGCTCATCGCAAACTAATCGCACCCACATTCCATTTGAATGTCTTAAAGAGTTTCATTGAATTGTTTAACGAGAACTCGCGCAATGTGGTGCGGAAACTGCGTGCGGAGGCTGGTGGCACATTTGATTGTCATGATTACATGAGTGAGGCAACTGTGGAGATTCTATTGG AAACCGCAATGGGCGTATCGAAGAAGACGCAGGACAAGTCTGGATTTGAGTACGCAATGGCCGTGATGCGCATGTGCGATATACTCCATGCTCGGCATCGCAGCATCTTTCTGCGCAACGAGTTCATCTTCACGCTGACCCGCTACTACAAGGAGCAGGGCCGTCTGCTGAACATCATTCACGGCCTCACCACCAAGGTTATACGCAGCAAGAAGGCGGCCTTCGAGCAGGGCACTCGCGGCTCTCTGGCACAGAGCGAGCTGAAGGCTGCCGCCCTCGAGCAGGAGGAGCGGGAACTGCGCGAGCAGCAACAGAGATCATCAGCTGGTGGCGCCAAGCCCGTTGAGCTGGCCAGCCCCGTTGCCGGCCTCTCCTACGGCCAGTCGGCGGGCCTCAAGGACGATCTGGACGTGGAGGACAATGATATTGGCGAGAAGAAACGTTTGGCCTTCCTCGATCTGATGCTGGAGAGTGCACAAAATGGCGCACTTATTACGGACACCGAAATCAAGGAGCAGGTGGATACGATTATGTTTGAGGGACACGACACGACGGCGGCTGGATCTTCGTTCTTTTTGTCACTGATGGGCATACACCAGGATATACAGGATCGCGTGATTGCCGAACTGGATGGCATCTTTGGTGACTCCCAGCGACCGGCCACATTTCAAGATACGCTCGAAATGAAATATCTGGAACGTTGCCTCATGGAAACGCTGCGCATGTTCCCGCCAGTGCCGCTGATCGCACGCGAGCTGCAGGAGGATCTGAAACTGAACTCGGGACCCTATGTTATACCGCGTGGCGCCACAGTCACAGTGGCCACCATATTGCTGCATCGTAATCCTAAGGTCTACGACAATCCCAATGTCTTTGATCCGGACAACTTTCTGCCCGAACGCCAGGCGAATCGACACTATTATGCCTTTGTGCCCTTCTCCGCAGGACCACGCAGCTGTGTGG GTCGCAAATATGCCATGCTGAAACTGAAGATCCTGCTGTCAACCATTATGCGCAACTATCGTGTCTATTCGGACCTCAGCGAATCGGACTTCAGGCTGCAGGCGGACATCATACTGAAGCGGGAGGAGGGCTTTCGCGTGCGCCTCCAGCCCCGACAGCCGGGACAGGCGACCACAACTGGCAGCACGGCAGCATCATAA